From Leptolyngbya sp. KIOST-1, one genomic window encodes:
- a CDS encoding WGxxGxxG family protein — MKSNFVSQWVGTGVLALSLAILPSALPASAQTTADPAAPGGTAPDATTTPDTTTPGATTAPGTITAPGTTTTPGATTAPGATTAPGTTTTPGTTTPGTTTTPGTTDTVTTTTADDNDGFSWGWLGLLGLLGLAGLAGRSSTPTTTYRTDDRVVTPTSSDPRI; from the coding sequence ATGAAAAGTAATTTTGTATCGCAATGGGTAGGGACTGGTGTGCTGGCTCTGAGCCTGGCTATTTTGCCCTCTGCACTACCGGCCTCCGCCCAAACCACTGCTGATCCGGCTGCTCCCGGTGGCACTGCACCCGACGCAACGACTACTCCCGATACCACAACTCCGGGCGCAACCACCGCCCCGGGCACCATCACGGCACCAGGTACAACCACTACACCTGGTGCAACTACAGCCCCGGGCGCAACCACAGCACCCGGCACCACTACAACGCCCGGCACCACCACCCCTGGGACCACCACCACCCCTGGGACCACTGATACGGTAACCACGACCACCGCTGATGACAACGACGGATTTAGCTGGGGCTGGCTGGGGCTGCTGGGGCTGCTGGGGCTGGCTGGGCTGGCTGGACGTAGCTCTACCCCAACCACAACCTACCGTACCGACGATCGCGTGGTGACCCCCACCTCTTCGGATCCTCGGATCTAA